In Candidatus Kaistella beijingensis, a genomic segment contains:
- a CDS encoding exopolysaccharide biosynthesis polyprenyl glycosylphosphotransferase has protein sequence MQKIRYSRYFKVIFILLDVLVIAGVFVFFFLRNNELKYEKEVWEQNLLSLILLTMFWILLSGRTRLYSIARNLTYTIYLERLVTHIFIFIFGVILLAKVSNNDFIKQDRFLIAIFLFFLLFIIKSLVFIGLKYLRTLGINHRNVMFLTEDSSTEILRNIITERKDYGFKIFDYPTESRFDYDKLVAFWKENGIHTMYISSEGKQIDQNNEREIYKLADLHKVRISLIPSIIKNNFFQYDLGYIETQPILVRSKFPLDFLTNTILKRTFDILFSTVILVGVCTWLFPIIAVLIMIDSKGPVFFLQKRYGFHDRVFKCIKFRTMYVNGDSSHRTTEENDRRITKVGRFLRKSSLDEMPQFINVLKGEMSIVGPRPHMLLVDDFYKLKIGRYSVRSLVKPGVTGLAQVNGLRGDTGDDMNIEMQKRILADAFYVKNWSISLDFVIIIKTMFLVIFGDKNAN, from the coding sequence ATGCAAAAAATTCGATATTCTCGGTATTTTAAGGTGATCTTCATCCTGCTTGACGTTTTGGTTATTGCAGGAGTGTTTGTGTTTTTTTTTCTGAGAAATAACGAATTAAAATATGAGAAAGAGGTTTGGGAACAGAACTTATTGTCTCTAATCCTTCTTACCATGTTCTGGATTTTGCTCAGCGGTAGAACACGTCTTTATTCTATTGCAAGAAATTTAACGTATACTATTTATTTGGAACGATTAGTTACCCATATTTTCATCTTTATTTTTGGGGTTATTTTGTTGGCGAAAGTAAGCAACAATGATTTCATAAAACAGGACCGGTTTCTTATTGCCATCTTCCTCTTCTTTTTATTGTTTATCATAAAATCTCTGGTTTTTATTGGCTTAAAGTATTTAAGAACTTTGGGTATTAATCACAGAAACGTCATGTTTTTAACGGAAGATTCATCAACTGAAATCTTGCGGAACATCATCACGGAAAGAAAAGATTATGGTTTTAAAATTTTCGATTACCCTACGGAAAGCCGCTTTGATTACGACAAACTGGTTGCTTTTTGGAAGGAAAACGGAATTCACACCATGTATATTTCTTCGGAAGGAAAACAAATTGATCAAAATAACGAACGAGAAATTTATAAACTGGCTGATTTGCACAAAGTCCGTATCTCGCTAATTCCCAGCATTATAAAAAATAATTTTTTTCAATATGATTTAGGATATATTGAAACACAGCCGATTTTGGTTAGATCGAAATTTCCACTGGATTTTCTTACCAATACTATTCTGAAAAGAACATTCGACATCCTGTTCTCCACCGTTATTTTAGTAGGAGTTTGCACCTGGCTCTTCCCTATCATTGCCGTCTTAATTATGATTGACAGTAAAGGTCCCGTGTTTTTCCTGCAGAAAAGATACGGATTTCACGATAGGGTTTTCAAATGTATCAAGTTTAGAACGATGTATGTAAACGGTGATTCCTCCCACAGAACTACTGAAGAAAACGACAGAAGAATTACCAAAGTTGGCCGCTTTCTTCGAAAATCTAGTTTAGATGAAATGCCGCAGTTTATTAATGTGCTTAAAGGTGAAATGTCTATCGTTGGACCAAGACCACACATGCTTTTGGTAGATGATTTCTACAAATTGAAAATTGGGCGGTATTCGGTGAGAAGCCTAGTAAAACCTGGAGTAACCGGACTTGCACAAGTTAACGGACTTCGCGGTGATACCGGAGACGATATGAATATTGAAATGCAAAAAAGAATTTTGGCAGATGCGTTCTACGTAAAAAACTGGAGCATCAGCTTGGATTTCGTCATCATTATCAAAACAATGTTTTTAGTGATATTTGGCGATAAAAATGCCAATTAA
- a CDS encoding MlaE family ABC transporter permease: MLKKLLSQVGAYFLLLSKTIKKPQKMSVFLKLLMREIYDLGVNSFGLVLFTSIFVGAVVAIQMFNNFSASSFPIPNAFIGYATKVVLILEFAPTIISVILAGKVGSYIASSIGTMRVTEQIDALDIMGVNSPNFLILPKILASVIFNPLLIAISIVFGIWGGYLAGTATGNWSKADYITGIQMYMPQHFIWYAFFKTAVFAFLIATIPAYFGYNVKGGSLEVGRASTQAVVWTIVAIIIMNLILTQMFLS; the protein is encoded by the coding sequence ATGTTAAAAAAACTGTTGAGCCAAGTTGGCGCCTATTTTCTCCTGCTCTCTAAAACAATCAAGAAACCACAAAAAATGTCGGTTTTTCTGAAGTTATTGATGAGGGAAATCTATGATTTAGGAGTAAATTCCTTCGGATTGGTTTTATTTACATCAATTTTTGTGGGAGCAGTCGTGGCGATTCAAATGTTCAATAACTTTAGTGCCTCATCATTCCCGATTCCCAATGCTTTTATTGGTTATGCAACAAAAGTAGTCTTGATTCTGGAGTTTGCGCCCACCATCATTTCCGTAATTCTTGCAGGAAAAGTGGGCTCCTACATTGCATCAAGCATCGGTACTATGCGTGTTACCGAACAGATTGATGCTTTGGACATCATGGGAGTAAATTCACCTAACTTTTTAATTTTACCTAAAATCTTAGCGAGTGTTATTTTTAATCCTTTATTAATTGCGATAAGTATCGTTTTTGGAATTTGGGGAGGATATCTTGCCGGAACCGCAACAGGAAACTGGAGTAAAGCCGACTATATTACAGGGATTCAAATGTATATGCCGCAACATTTCATTTGGTATGCCTTTTTTAAGACCGCGGTTTTCGCTTTTTTAATTGCAACAATTCCAGCCTATTTTGGGTATAACGTAAAAGGAGGCTCACTGGAAGTGGGTAGAGCAAGTACACAAGCGGTGGTGTGGACCATTGTGGCCATTATTATCATGAACTTAATACTAACTCAAATGTTCTTAAGCTGA
- a CDS encoding ABC transporter ATP-binding protein, which translates to MIEVKDLKKSFDGVEVLKGITTTFDTGKVNLIIGQSGSGKTVFLKSLLNVFQPTSGEILFDGRDINKMGREEKQSLRSEIGTVFQGSALFDSMTVEENIMFPLDMFTNLTYREKKRRVFDVVGRVHLDKANRKYPSEISGGMQKRVAIARAIVNNPKYLFCDEPNSGLDPYTSNIIDDLLLEITKEYNTTTIINSHDMNSVMTIGEKIVYLRLGIKEWEGNKDILINAGNKNLIDFVYSSELFKELREYFLETNKTSIENIITKPPKNDKNF; encoded by the coding sequence ATGATTGAAGTAAAAGATTTAAAGAAAAGTTTTGACGGTGTTGAAGTTCTTAAAGGAATTACCACCACGTTCGATACTGGAAAAGTTAACCTCATCATTGGGCAAAGTGGCTCTGGTAAAACCGTTTTCCTGAAAAGCCTGCTCAACGTTTTCCAGCCAACATCGGGTGAAATTTTATTTGATGGCAGAGACATCAACAAAATGGGACGTGAAGAAAAACAAAGTTTACGATCTGAAATTGGAACCGTATTCCAAGGAAGTGCACTTTTCGATTCTATGACGGTGGAAGAAAACATTATGTTTCCTCTTGATATGTTTACCAACCTTACTTACCGGGAGAAAAAAAGAAGAGTTTTTGATGTGGTTGGAAGAGTACATCTTGACAAAGCAAACAGAAAATATCCGTCCGAAATATCGGGAGGTATGCAGAAACGGGTTGCCATTGCGCGTGCCATTGTAAACAACCCAAAATACCTTTTCTGCGACGAGCCTAACTCCGGTCTGGATCCATACACTTCTAATATTATCGATGATTTACTCTTAGAAATCACCAAAGAATACAACACCACGACAATTATCAATTCACATGACATGAATTCGGTGATGACCATCGGTGAAAAGATCGTCTATCTGCGACTGGGCATCAAAGAATGGGAAGGCAACAAAGATATCCTCATCAATGCAGGCAATAAAAACCTGATTGATTTCGTTTATTCTTCAGAGTTGTTTAAAGAGTTAAGGGAATATTTCCTGGAAACCAACAAAACATCTATTGAAAATATTATAACTAAACCCCCTAAGAATGACAAAAATTTTTAG
- a CDS encoding outer membrane beta-barrel protein, which translates to MTKIFSIVLLAASFSSFAQVKLAAKTNLLFKTDKPTWESIKGSAVTAYNESGKNNVGFNVGLSAKVNLPASLFLMPEIYYTTFKTDFEVPNTNTNIEVKSNRVDLPVLLGYNVLGDNLGLFIGPVASYNLSKDNQFNDFKENATKEFTLGYQFGAQVQIQKLIINGRYEGAFTKDQRDFINNNTNETIRYDSRPSLFMVGLGYQF; encoded by the coding sequence ATGACAAAAATTTTTAGCATAGTTTTACTTGCCGCTTCTTTTTCAAGTTTTGCACAGGTAAAATTAGCCGCAAAAACCAACCTTCTTTTCAAGACGGACAAGCCAACTTGGGAAAGTATTAAAGGTTCTGCTGTAACCGCATACAACGAATCCGGGAAAAATAATGTGGGATTCAACGTAGGTCTTTCTGCGAAAGTAAATTTACCTGCCTCATTATTTTTGATGCCTGAAATTTACTATACCACCTTCAAAACAGATTTTGAAGTTCCCAATACCAACACCAATATAGAAGTGAAAAGTAACCGCGTAGATTTACCGGTGCTTTTGGGATATAACGTGTTAGGCGATAATTTAGGATTGTTTATTGGTCCGGTTGCATCCTATAATCTGTCAAAAGACAATCAGTTTAATGATTTTAAAGAGAATGCAACAAAAGAATTTACTTTGGGTTATCAATTTGGCGCACAAGTTCAAATACAGAAGCTCATTATTAATGGAAGATATGAAGGAGCTTTTACCAAAGATCAGCGTGACTTCATCAATAATAACACCAACGAAACCATACGCTACGACAGCCGCCCAAGTTTATTTATGGTTGGTTTAGGTTATCAGTTTTAA
- a CDS encoding M48 family metallopeptidase gives MKKVNKLFAVGALSVAMIACTTNPITGRKSLQLANNQEIAAMALQQYRETLSKAKVITGTTGAKSVQNVGLRIKNAANNYYRGIGREGDIADYQWEFNLIDDKQINAWCMPGGKVAVYSGILPITQSDAGLAVVLGHEISHALAGHGNERISQAMVAQGVGGIVGGVLTSGQMAQIFQQVYPIGAQVALLKYGRNQELEADEMGLYLMSMAGYDPRQAQPFWQRMEASSNGNRPPEFLSTHPNPDTRRSDLEKHMPKALEYYKASGGKI, from the coding sequence ATGAAAAAAGTAAATAAATTATTCGCAGTCGGCGCACTTTCAGTGGCAATGATTGCCTGTACAACCAACCCAATTACGGGTAGAAAATCACTGCAACTGGCCAATAATCAGGAAATTGCGGCTATGGCTTTACAGCAATATAGGGAAACATTGTCTAAAGCAAAAGTAATAACTGGAACAACTGGTGCGAAAAGCGTGCAGAATGTAGGGTTAAGAATTAAGAATGCCGCAAATAATTACTATCGAGGAATTGGTAGAGAAGGTGATATTGCTGATTATCAATGGGAATTTAACCTTATTGATGACAAGCAAATCAACGCATGGTGTATGCCGGGTGGAAAAGTTGCAGTTTATTCGGGAATTTTGCCAATCACTCAAAGCGATGCAGGTTTAGCCGTAGTATTAGGTCACGAAATTTCTCATGCACTCGCGGGACATGGAAATGAAAGAATTTCACAGGCAATGGTTGCACAGGGTGTTGGCGGAATTGTAGGCGGCGTTTTAACCAGCGGACAGATGGCTCAAATTTTTCAGCAGGTTTATCCAATCGGAGCACAAGTTGCATTGTTGAAATACGGTAGAAATCAGGAATTGGAAGCTGATGAAATGGGACTTTATTTAATGTCGATGGCTGGTTACGATCCAAGACAGGCGCAACCTTTCTGGCAAAGAATGGAAGCTTCCTCTAATGGAAACAGACCGCCGGAATTTCTTTCAACCCACCCCAATCCAGATACAAGAAGGTCTGATTTAGAAAAACACATGCCAAAAGCGTTGGAATATTACAAGGCTTCTGGAGGTAAAATTTAA
- a CDS encoding DUF4251 domain-containing protein — protein MKNLFKITVLGILFFLLNSCGSQNGLTTEKVASLLSSGNFTFLAQKANPMGGDVINVLNSFPNSSASRILELDYGYTLQITENEIVATLPYFGRMYNPSFDTSKNSYRFTSKDFKINQSPGKKGSTTYSFVLNDQQNIRRMYLEVFKNGKAYLSIDSNDRQPISYDGYIMENSADKK, from the coding sequence ATGAAAAATTTATTTAAAATAACAGTTTTAGGAATATTATTTTTCCTTTTGAACTCCTGTGGTTCCCAAAACGGCCTTACTACGGAAAAGGTTGCTTCTTTGCTGTCTTCGGGTAATTTTACGTTTTTGGCACAAAAGGCTAATCCTATGGGAGGAGATGTGATCAACGTGCTGAATTCATTTCCTAACTCTTCCGCTTCCAGAATTTTAGAATTAGATTACGGCTACACTTTACAAATAACTGAAAATGAAATTGTTGCAACGCTTCCCTATTTCGGAAGAATGTACAACCCAAGTTTCGACACCTCGAAAAATAGCTATCGATTTACTTCAAAAGATTTTAAAATTAATCAAAGTCCCGGGAAAAAAGGAAGTACTACTTATTCGTTTGTTTTAAACGACCAACAGAACATTAGAAGAATGTATCTGGAAGTTTTCAAGAACGGGAAAGCTTATTTATCCATTGATTCCAATGACAGACAACCAATTTCCTACGATGGCTATATTATGGAAAATTCGGCGGATAAGAAATAA
- the meaB gene encoding methylmalonyl Co-A mutase-associated GTPase MeaB, whose product MKSLSNSELIEGIKSGDKRLLGKAITLVESKKPEHRKQAEELLREILPFTGKSIRIGITGTPGAGKSTFIENFGRLAISKGKKVAVLAIDPSSSLNKGSILGDKTRMEELSKEENAFIRPSPSSGFLGGVANTTFETMLICEAAGYDYILIETVGVGQSEVLVSDITDVFLFLKIIGGGDELQGIKRGIMEMVDLIFINKVDDENLNKAKNTKVELMRALHFLPSKEKDWKVPVLLGSALNNKGLDEVFSKIGDFIQLKIKNNSFEETRKIQSEKRFDYWVQEYILQKTKEEKSTENFYEAHKKNASQLKSNPSTEAKIFVEKLLGK is encoded by the coding sequence ATGAAATCACTTTCTAATTCAGAACTTATCGAAGGCATCAAATCCGGCGACAAACGCCTGCTCGGGAAAGCCATCACTTTAGTAGAAAGCAAAAAACCGGAACACCGAAAACAAGCAGAAGAATTGCTCAGAGAAATTTTACCGTTTACTGGGAAATCAATTAGAATTGGAATTACAGGAACTCCGGGTGCAGGAAAATCAACTTTTATTGAAAATTTTGGAAGATTGGCGATTTCCAAAGGTAAAAAAGTGGCAGTTTTAGCCATTGACCCGAGTTCTTCATTAAACAAAGGTTCTATTTTAGGAGACAAAACAAGGATGGAAGAATTGTCGAAGGAAGAAAACGCATTCATTCGTCCAAGTCCGAGTTCGGGATTTTTGGGGGGCGTTGCAAATACAACATTTGAAACCATGCTGATTTGCGAAGCAGCGGGTTACGACTATATTTTGATAGAAACGGTAGGAGTGGGACAGAGCGAGGTTTTGGTTTCCGATATCACGGATGTTTTTCTATTTTTAAAAATTATCGGCGGAGGCGATGAACTTCAGGGAATTAAGCGCGGAATTATGGAAATGGTGGATTTGATTTTCATTAATAAAGTGGATGATGAAAATTTAAACAAAGCAAAAAACACAAAGGTGGAATTGATGCGTGCTCTTCATTTTCTACCGTCAAAAGAAAAGGATTGGAAAGTTCCTGTTTTACTCGGTTCAGCGTTGAATAATAAAGGGTTGGATGAGGTTTTTTCAAAAATTGGTGATTTCATTCAATTAAAAATTAAGAATAATTCCTTTGAAGAAACCCGAAAAATACAATCAGAAAAACGTTTTGATTATTGGGTTCAAGAGTATATTCTACAAAAAACAAAAGAAGAAAAATCCACTGAAAATTTCTACGAAGCCCACAAAAAAAATGCTTCCCAACTGAAATCTAATCCAAGCACGGAAGCAAAAATTTTTGTTGAAAAATTACTGGGAAAATAG
- a CDS encoding enolase C-terminal domain-like protein yields MKLSWQPKKLLLKETFSISYGNYDFRDALLISLSYKDKIGFGECVAINYYGINLDEFILKLKEIQTKIEAKEIVHPKEFYQFLTSLNLHSFLCSALDCAYWDLYGKLENKSFSQLNYLNSSNLPESSYTISIALVDEQIQKIQNSDWQKFKVKCNGLDQNYTFKLLETGKQIALDSNTSFSDDDCNFLQNNELTRNFLYIEQPRPVGEFQVLNKNLNAVWMADEDCQNSSYLEKLQPHYSAINIKLMKCGGITPALQLIREAKKFGYKIMIGCMTESSVGISAGIAVASLCDFADLDGANLISNDFARGSFVEKGKLILSENAGLGISLL; encoded by the coding sequence ATGAAACTTTCGTGGCAACCCAAAAAACTGTTGTTAAAAGAAACCTTTTCAATTTCTTACGGGAATTATGATTTTCGGGATGCGCTTTTGATTTCGCTTTCTTATAAAGACAAAATTGGTTTTGGAGAATGTGTCGCCATTAATTATTACGGAATTAATCTTGATGAATTTATTTTAAAGTTAAAAGAAATTCAAACAAAAATTGAAGCGAAAGAAATCGTTCATCCCAAAGAATTTTATCAGTTTTTGACGAGTTTAAATCTGCACTCATTTCTCTGTTCCGCATTAGATTGCGCGTATTGGGATTTGTACGGAAAATTGGAAAACAAATCTTTTTCTCAACTTAATTATTTGAATAGTAGTAATTTACCCGAATCGTCTTACACAATCAGCATTGCTCTCGTTGATGAACAAATCCAAAAAATTCAAAATTCTGATTGGCAAAAATTTAAAGTGAAGTGCAACGGTTTAGACCAAAATTATACTTTTAAACTGCTCGAAACGGGAAAACAAATCGCTTTAGATTCTAACACCAGTTTTTCCGATGATGATTGTAACTTTCTGCAAAACAATGAATTGACGAGGAATTTTCTGTATATCGAACAACCGCGACCAGTTGGCGAATTTCAAGTCTTAAATAAAAATCTCAATGCAGTTTGGATGGCGGATGAAGATTGCCAAAATAGTTCCTACCTCGAAAAATTGCAGCCGCATTATTCAGCAATCAACATAAAATTGATGAAATGTGGTGGAATTACGCCTGCTTTGCAACTTATTCGCGAAGCCAAAAAATTCGGATATAAAATCATGATTGGTTGTATGACGGAATCTTCCGTGGGAATTTCTGCGGGAATTGCAGTGGCTTCTTTATGTGATTTTGCTGATTTGGATGGAGCCAATTTAATTTCCAACGATTTTGCAAGAGGGAGTTTTGTGGAAAAAGGGAAATTGATTTTGTCGGAAAATGCGGGATTGGGAATTTCTTTGCTTTAG
- a CDS encoding c-type cytochrome: MKKLVVAAILGTGFLISCTPKTPAVVGTKTITAEYLAQGKTIFDNSCGKCHDLPNPTAHSAQNWVGIMNSMAPKAKLNDEQHQMVYDYIVSVKK; encoded by the coding sequence ATGAAAAAGTTAGTTGTTGCGGCGATTTTAGGAACTGGCTTCCTGATTTCTTGTACACCAAAAACTCCTGCAGTTGTGGGAACAAAAACCATTACCGCAGAATATCTTGCACAAGGAAAAACCATTTTTGACAATTCTTGCGGGAAATGCCACGATTTGCCAAATCCAACTGCGCATTCTGCACAAAATTGGGTGGGAATCATGAACTCGATGGCTCCGAAAGCAAAACTGAACGACGAACAGCACCAAATGGTTTACGATTATATCGTTTCCGTAAAAAAATAA
- a CDS encoding tRNA-binding protein, with amino-acid sequence MDIKPEISWADFEKIDMRSGTIVSVSDFPKARNPSYILEIDFGELGIKSSSAQITDLYSKKELIGKQIVAIVNFPKKQIANFFSECLVLGVYGENKEVTLLSPSLAVKNGFQVG; translated from the coding sequence ATGGACATTAAACCTGAAATTTCCTGGGCAGATTTCGAAAAAATAGACATGAGGAGCGGAACTATTGTTTCCGTTTCTGATTTTCCGAAAGCGAGAAATCCGTCCTATATTTTAGAAATTGATTTTGGGGAGTTGGGAATCAAGAGTTCTTCCGCACAAATTACCGATTTGTATTCTAAAAAGGAACTCATTGGTAAACAGATTGTTGCAATAGTCAACTTCCCAAAAAAGCAAATTGCCAACTTTTTCAGCGAATGTTTGGTTTTGGGAGTTTATGGTGAAAATAAGGAGGTTACGCTTTTGTCGCCTTCGCTTGCGGTGAAAAATGGTTTTCAGGTTGGATAA
- a CDS encoding 3'-5' exonuclease, with protein sequence MLQNIPLEKVLFLDIETVPQYGNWDEMDESLQKLWDKKTLHQRKDDFTAEEFYKERGGIMAEFGKIICISVGILDKSDKIMIKSFAGDDEKKLLEEFGEIFNRPKLRDVILCAHNGKEFDFPWIARRFLINGMEPPKPFQLFGKKPWEIPHLDTMELWKFGDYKSYVSLELLANVFGIPTPKDDIDGSMVASMYWIEKDLFRIVQYCEKDVLTLANVFRRMRQENLLEKLEQ encoded by the coding sequence ATGCTGCAAAATATTCCTTTAGAAAAAGTTCTTTTCCTCGATATCGAAACTGTTCCACAATATGGAAATTGGGACGAAATGGATGAATCCCTGCAAAAATTGTGGGACAAAAAAACACTTCATCAAAGAAAAGACGATTTCACGGCCGAAGAATTCTATAAAGAACGCGGCGGAATTATGGCGGAATTTGGCAAAATTATCTGCATTTCTGTAGGAATTCTTGATAAAAGCGACAAAATCATGATTAAGAGTTTCGCAGGTGATGACGAAAAAAAACTGTTGGAAGAATTTGGTGAAATTTTCAACCGTCCCAAACTTCGTGACGTGATTTTATGCGCACACAACGGAAAAGAATTCGATTTCCCATGGATTGCGAGAAGATTTCTGATTAATGGCATGGAGCCACCGAAACCTTTTCAACTTTTCGGAAAAAAACCTTGGGAAATTCCACATTTAGACACCATGGAACTTTGGAAGTTTGGCGACTACAAATCTTATGTCTCGTTGGAATTGTTGGCAAATGTTTTCGGGATTCCCACTCCAAAAGACGATATCGATGGTTCAATGGTTGCATCAATGTATTGGATAGAAAAAGACTTATTTAGAATTGTTCAATATTGTGAAAAAGATGTCTTAACTTTGGCAAATGTTTTCCGGCGAATGCGGCAGGAAAATCTTTTAGAAAAACTTGAACAATAA
- a CDS encoding SUF system Fe-S cluster assembly protein, which translates to MKFTDDQIADIGENIIKTLKTIYDPEIPVDIYELGLIYDVQISDEGAVKVIMTLTTPNCPVAESLPAEVREKVGTVENVKEVDLELTFEPSWNKDMMSEEARFELGMF; encoded by the coding sequence ATGAAATTTACCGACGACCAAATTGCCGACATTGGCGAAAATATCATTAAGACTTTAAAAACCATCTACGACCCTGAAATTCCTGTCGATATTTATGAACTTGGTTTAATCTACGATGTACAGATTTCTGACGAAGGAGCCGTAAAAGTTATTATGACTTTAACCACGCCGAATTGCCCCGTTGCGGAAAGCTTACCCGCCGAAGTTCGTGAAAAAGTAGGAACGGTAGAAAATGTAAAAGAAGTTGATTTAGAACTCACTTTCGAACCCTCTTGGAATAAAGATATGATGAGCGAGGAAGCACGGTTTGAACTGGGAATGTTTTAA
- a CDS encoding OsmC family protein, which yields MTSTITYLGDFKIVSEHEKSGSEIVTCAPMREGGTSEYFSPSDIFGISYGQSMLMAIAVLGKPRGIDITGATCELKKSTYPEPKRIGTIFCIVRFPMNYSDEDKKFIEDAALNCPVALSIHPNIQTTVLFEYAK from the coding sequence ATGACCTCAACAATTACTTATTTAGGGGATTTTAAAATTGTCTCCGAGCATGAAAAATCCGGCTCAGAAATCGTTACCTGTGCGCCAATGCGTGAAGGCGGAACTTCTGAGTATTTCTCACCATCCGATATCTTTGGAATTTCTTACGGGCAATCGATGTTAATGGCGATTGCCGTTTTAGGAAAACCGCGAGGAATCGACATTACAGGCGCAACTTGCGAACTAAAGAAATCCACTTACCCAGAACCTAAAAGAATTGGAACCATTTTCTGTATCGTTAGATTTCCGATGAATTATTCCGATGAAGACAAGAAATTTATAGAAGATGCAGCGCTGAATTGTCCGGTGGCATTATCAATCCATCCAAATATTCAGACAACGGTTTTGTTTGAATATGCAAAGTAG
- a CDS encoding hydroxymethylglutaryl-CoA lyase, which produces MFLTECPRDAMQGWGEFIPTQKKIDYINSLMEVGFDVLDCGSFVSPKAIPQMADSGTVVDEIDKGISNTKLSVIVANYRGAEKALEHQQVDILGFPFSISETFQHRNTNKSQEEAFNDIVKITELLQSDGRALNIYFSMAFGNPYGEIWKWEDVDFWAGRFNEIGIKNILLSDTAGTGTTDQIELLFEKIPSKYPEIDFGAHFHNRYEDSYKKLKAAYDKGCRRFDSAIKGIGGCPMAKDDLVGNMPTEQVINFMAKERIEHSLNLLNFESAYNKAKDIFHF; this is translated from the coding sequence ATGTTTCTTACCGAATGTCCGCGCGATGCAATGCAAGGTTGGGGTGAATTTATCCCCACTCAAAAGAAAATTGATTACATCAATTCACTTATGGAAGTCGGTTTTGATGTTTTGGATTGCGGCAGCTTTGTTTCTCCGAAAGCGATTCCACAGATGGCGGATTCCGGAACGGTGGTTGATGAAATCGACAAAGGCATTTCCAACACCAAACTTTCTGTCATTGTTGCGAATTATCGCGGTGCAGAAAAAGCGTTGGAACATCAACAAGTGGATATTTTAGGTTTTCCGTTTTCAATTTCGGAAACTTTTCAGCACAGAAATACCAATAAAAGTCAGGAAGAAGCTTTTAACGATATTGTAAAAATTACTGAACTTTTGCAATCCGACGGAAGAGCTTTAAATATCTACTTTTCAATGGCTTTCGGAAATCCTTACGGCGAAATATGGAAATGGGAAGACGTTGATTTTTGGGCAGGCCGTTTTAATGAAATTGGAATCAAAAATATTTTGCTTTCCGACACCGCCGGAACAGGAACGACCGACCAGATTGAACTTTTGTTTGAAAAAATTCCCTCAAAATATCCTGAAATTGATTTTGGCGCTCATTTTCATAACCGATACGAAGATTCTTATAAAAAATTAAAAGCAGCGTATGACAAAGGCTGTAGAAGATTTGACTCTGCAATAAAAGGAATTGGCGGTTGTCCCATGGCGAAAGATGATTTGGTGGGAAATATGCCCACAGAACAGGTCATCAACTTTATGGCGAAAGAAAGAATCGAGCATTCCCTGAATTTGCTTAACTTCGAAAGTGCTTATAACAAGGCGAAAGATATTTTTCATTTTTAA